TAGTCTGAGACGAGGTAGTCAATATTTCCATTTTGAACCAGCTGAGGCGCTGTAAGGAATACCATTGGGTTCAACGATCCACATTACGTACATCTCTATGTTGCAGCATCAATGAACATAGCTTAGTGGCACAATTTGTAGTGCTTTTTGATGAACATGTGAGAGACGCAGATAATTTATTAGTGTGTACCTGACACTGAAGAGTCTCCCCAGAATCCCGAGGAGCAACCTACTCTGATAGTATCACCCTTCAGGCAGCCCCACTTTTGGCCCTGAGCTGTCCCTGTACCCAGGCTTCTCCATCCTACACCTCTACTCAGGCTCCCAAGCAAGTGCTGTTTGTTGATACCAAGCAATAACCTCATGATGCTTGGAGCTTGGAGAGTTTGGGAGCTGGAACAACTTCACAGCCAGGATCTAGGAGGGGCAAACGATCAATACCTAGACACAAGTgacaagtgggtgtggcaagTACTAGGTCCTAGTAtttgccacacccacttgtcACTTGTCTAGCTGACTGCTTGCTCTGATCTTGGTGTCTGATCTGCTTCTCCAAGATGAACCTGTATGTGTGGGGCATTGCCACTTTTGCCGCCTTTGGGGGTTTCATGTTTGGCTATGACATTGGGTGAGTGGACAGTACTACAGCACCTAGCTATAATATCATGATTATCCATGCAAAGTGCAATGTGGCTTAGCACGTACTTGTTGATCACAATATGCCGTGAATCGGTTATGTGTGACGAAAGATTTCCCCAGGCCATCTAGCTAAAGCCAGTGATTTAATTAGCATTATCATTTTCCGAAGGTTACTAAGCTGTGCTAGAAAGAGTTAAATATGACATCTAAATGTATGGTAATACGGTTTAATAGTCCTTCGTCAACGTAACCTTGCCTCTGCAGGGTCATCAATGGAGTGAAAGAGATGGAAGGCTTTCAAATGACTTTTAACCTCTCCCAGGGGAACACCAGTCAGCAGTGTTCCACTGACATTGGAGAGAGCACAATATTGGTATGTTCACATCTATTTGACAAATATCTACACCAGTCATTACTGTTGTAGGGATTGATTGTTTCCATCTTTTCCATCGGGTGCTTGCTGGGAGCTCTACTGGCAGGAGGTGCGTACCAGACTCTGAATGAACAATACGATAGAAACTGTGTTTACTTACAGCTCTCTCCGAGAAAACAGGACGTAAGCCAGCGATCATAATAGGAGGGCTCGTTTTCATTATAGGAGGTGCTCTGCAAAGCGCTGCTTTTTTTATCTGGTGAGTATGtaaaaaaaaatgtgtgtgtgtggggggaaatATCATATTGTTTCACAGGATGATATTGCTGGGACGAATTATTGCTGGAGTAGGAGTGGGGTAAGTGTATGTGACCGCACATTTAGATCATGTACACCCACTAACCCACTACACAAAGATGCATGCACCTGCGTTCCTTAGCTGCCAATAGTAACCAAATACTTAATTGCTACCATGAGcgcgccccccccccccccatttcATCTAACACACAGAATTCTCAGCATGGTTGTTCCTGTTTACAATGCTGAAGTGTCTCCCAAATCACTGAGGGGTCGTCTAGTGTCCCTGAACCAGCTGGCAATAACGGCGGGCATCATGGTGAGCTTCATTACCGCAGTGTGGACCAAGTTGTTCCTAGTGGGCTGGAGGGTGGCACTTGGCCTTCAATGTGTCCTTGGGGTCATCTTAATTGTGGGAATGCTGTTCCTCCCTGAGACACCAAGGTGAGCCATGCAGTCACAATTTAATGAGTTTGTTGCCATTCTGTTTTCCTATTTGTACTTGTGTCATGAAGTGTAGAGGTTCATTCACACTAAGACGGTACTGgtactgtatagtgggtaattaaTTGCTTATTTTTGTACATTTCTCATTATTACGCGCATTATTTGCGATTGAACATTTAGTCCCCTCAAAAATATCTGCTATACAATGCTTTAAAATCCACCTAATCAATGAACCTTCCATGTATTAATATCCTGAAGATGGCTTGTCAAGAAGCACAAAGATGAGAGGGCATTGCGAGTCCTGAGTCGACTGAGAGGTGGTGGTCCAGAGGAGATCCAGGAAGAACTGAGCGAGATACAGTCCTCAGTCAAGGAGAGTGAGGCGGGGGGAGGGGGAGCCTTCCTCGTCTGGAGAGCACTATTCACCTGGAACATGATGCAGAGGTACATTCAACATTATGTAAAAGATGATACACTTAGTAACCAGTTGACCCTTACTATATATCAGATACAGTCACTACTGTAGTAGTACGTCTTTACCACATCAAAGCTAAATCACCATATATTCTTACTGACTTAGGGTCCTGATTGGAGTATTTCTGCAGTTGTTTCAGCAGTTCACAGGAATGaatgttatcatgtatgttTTGAACCTAATAAGCACAGATAGTCAAGGTTTTTCTATCACAGGTACTATTCTACGTTCATCTTTGGGCGTATTGGAGTGGAGGAGTATGTCTCCACGGCGATAGTGGGCACAATCAACTTTTTGGTCACCTTCTTAGCCATCTTTTTTGTGGACAAGGTAGTGAAAGTGTGCAATGCTCAACTCATCACCTCGTTATTGCAATGTTTGTACAGGTTGGAAGAAAGACCCTCCTTCTTCTTGGTGGAGTGGGAATGCTTCTGTCCATGTTTGCAGCTGCCACTTTCATTAAAGCATTTGGGATCGAAGACTCTCAGTGCTCTTCAGAAAACATTGGAGCCATTGGATACGTTGTGGTCTTCTTTGTGTGTTTCTTTGTCTTCAACTTTGCGTACAGCTGGGGCCCCATTGCCTGGGTGGTTACCAGTGAAATATTCCCCCTGCACGTCCGGGGAGTAGCCGTCTCGGTAACGACTGCTGCCAACTGGATCGGAAATTTTGTGATTGCCATATTGACACCAATTCTGATAACATCTCCTCTGGGAATTTACGGAACATTTTATATTCTTTCTGGTGCTCTGTTCCTAGCCGTTCTATTTGTTCTTCTAACACTACCTGAGACAAGTGTAAGAGATATTTTGTGACATTTAATAGTTGATTTTGTGTCTCTTTGCTGTTTAGGGTGAGAGCCTAGAGGGAATTGATGCTATTTTCGCACAACCTTGGCTTAAGAGAACCAATGTCCTTTACTATCTGAGGTAAAGTTGGTACATTTTTATATGCACGCTGTACCATAAAGCAGGTATTTTGGTACTTTTCGTAAAGAAGCATTCATCTGAACATTTCAACTAAGTGTGTTTTTGTCACCATTATTTTAATGAAAGTTGGCATAAGAAATTTTTTTACTGTGGCTTTCGCACAACCAACACCtcgctatacatgtaggtgtgggTGTCCATGGCGATGCTGGCAGAAGAGGTCTGTAACTTTTCGTTCTAACGTACTACAAGAAAAAGAATCGTCTCGTGCAGACAAGTAAGATGATGGaagttgtgtgtatgtaattTATACAAATTGCTTTGTAGGCAAGAAGATCAAGCTCTGTTGCTTCAAAGCAAAGAAGATTCCATGAGTGACACAGACCAAAAACAATGATCTAGTGAATCGAGCATATTGTCATGCAGGTGCACACGTCTGTATACCCATTCATGTCTTGTTTTTTTAACTCTTTTTATGAATGTACAAGTCAAGTCTTTTTTTATAtaagtattatatataatgaAAGTTATAGCATATGATAGCCAGCAACAAAACGACATTAACAGTAATGTGTAGCATAATAACACAGCTAACTAAACATTAAGTCAAGTCCCTCCTCTACAAATCGCTTGTAGATGCTCATGAACTTTGCCACGAAAGCCTCGAGATGGAATATGGCTTTGCTGCCTAGCTGCAGTCTATGCTCGTAGTAGGCTGCCATTTGAGTAACATCAGCCTTAAGCTCGCCATCGCAGTTGGGAAGGAGCTCAGCTAGCAGAGACTGCACAAAGTCAGATAAGCAACAATTGTATATAATAGGCAGACTATTACAACGAAACAAAACATAACCATAAGCCAAAAAATAGGTGACTATTATTATGCCCGTAGATGCTCCCGACATGAAAGCACATAAACGCGTACACATTTATACAAGAGGCCTGATTGTACTGCATAATGTATCCGCTAGCTCTCACCTTGATTATGATCTCGGGAGGTATGCAGTGGGTGAGCAGTTCATACAGTCTGGCACGGACCTCTAGTAGTCTCTGTGGTGTCTGTTGCTCCACTATCATTGTGGCCGTCTCACGCACGAAGGTCTCCCAGTCACACTCTGGCACCAGCTGGTCATCTGAGAATGGGTACCTGGGGACATTTGAGATTGCCAGTAGTATCAAAAAGTAGTGGGGATTGGTGAAGCATTAAGTGGGTATTAGTAAAATAAGACAGACAAAGCGAATAAGTCTGAATATCATAATACACAAACTTACTGCTGTACTCTACAAGCCTCAGCCACAAGGAGAGCTTTCCTCAAGTTCCTGCCAGACTTCTCTGCTATTCTCTGTGCCAACTCAGGAGGGAGAGTAAGCCCTTCTTTCCTACAGGTCTGTTTCAGCACATTGCACACCTGTATGACAACAAATTATAGTGACACCTAAGCAAGCTGTGGCACAGCTGTCatgtttattataattatgataatggtACCGTACATTGAGTACAGAAACTTCTACTGTACCTTCATGCATGGCAGAACACAACATGTTATGAGGCtagagtacatgtagctcttaCGTACTAGGAGTATAGTCAAACTACAACTACTGTGTACGataaacacatcattaaaacacttgtgtatgtgtatgtaccaCATCAATTGTGGGAGCAGGCACCCTCACTCCAAGACACCTACTGCTGATGGCCGGTATGACTTTACTGGTGGAGTTGCAGCAAAGGATGATTCGACAGGAGGAC
This genomic stretch from Halichondria panicea chromosome 16, odHalPani1.1, whole genome shotgun sequence harbors:
- the LOC135350054 gene encoding putative metabolite transport protein YwtG, whose translation is MNLYVWGIATFAAFGGFMFGYDIGVINGVKEMEGFQMTFNLSQGNTSQQCSTDIGESTILGLIVSIFSIGCLLGALLAGALSEKTGRKPAIIIGGLVFIIGGALQSAAFFIWMILLGRIIAGVGVGILSMVVPVYNAEVSPKSLRGRLVSLNQLAITAGIMVSFITAVWTKLFLVGWRVALGLQCVLGVILIVGMLFLPETPRWLVKKHKDERALRVLSRLRGGGPEEIQEELSEIQSSVKESEAGGGGAFLVWRALFTWNMMQRVLIGVFLQLFQQFTGMNVIMYYSTFIFGRIGVEEYVSTAIVGTINFLVTFLAIFFVDKVGRKTLLLLGGVGMLLSMFAAATFIKAFGIEDSQCSSENIGAIGYVVVFFVCFFVFNFAYSWGPIAWVVTSEIFPLHVRGVAVSVTTAANWIGNFVIAILTPILITSPLGIYGTFYILSGALFLAVLFVLLTLPETSGESLEGIDAIFAQPWLKRTNVLYYLRCGCPWRCWQKRSVTFRSNVLQEKESSRADKQEDQALLLQSKEDSMSDTDQKQ
- the LOC135350069 gene encoding replication factor C subunit 3-like, with the translated sequence MSLWVDKHRPTLLNKLDYHKEQAAWLKKLAQSGDFPHLLVYGPSGAGKKTRIMCLLRELFGNGAEKLRIEHMTFTTPSKKKLEISTISSNYHVEINPSDAGIHDRVVIQELLKSMAQNQTLDSSHRAFKVVILTEVDRLTKDAQHALRRTMEKYMSSCRIILCCNSTSKVIPAISSRCLGVRVPAPTIDVVCNVLKQTCRKEGLTLPPELAQRIAEKSGRNLRKALLVAEACRVQQYPFSDDQLVPECDWETFVRETATMIVEQQTPQRLLEVRARLYELLTHCIPPEIIIKSLLAELLPNCDGELKADVTQMAAYYEHRLQLGSKAIFHLEAFVAKFMSIYKRFVEEGLDLMFS